The Natronoarchaeum philippinense genome includes the window ACGATCACCGTTCCGAGCCAGACGCGGCCCAACGCGCCGGTTCAGCGGCTGCTCGATCTCGAACGGTCCGCCGACGAGATTCGGGCGTTCTCCCACGCGTTCAACGAACAGAGCCTCGCGGTGATCGAAGATCGGGTGACGGCCGGCGAGCAGACGTTTCGGGTCGTTCTCTCCCAGAGCGCGGTCGACGCGCTGGCGGGCAGTGCGGATCTTCGACAGCGGCTGGCGTCGCTGCTCGACGCCGACGACGCCGCCGTTCGGGTCCGAGAAGACGGCATCCCGCTCGCGGTGACGATCGCCGACGATGTCGTGCATCTACTGCTGCGCGACGAGAACGGCGTCCTGCAGGCGTCGGTCGACACCGACGACGCCGCCGTCCGGTCGTGGGCCCACGACACGTTCGATCACTACTGGCGGGCGGCGACGCCGCTGTCGGTCGAAGAGTTCGAAGAATAGCGGGCTCAGTCGGTGTGCTCGCGCTCGGAGAACTTGCGCGCGCCGGCTGGTTCTGCTGTCGCATCCGCGGCCAGCGTCACCTCGCGGTAGAGCTCTTCGAGGCGGTCGAGCGTGTGGGAGATGGAGTACTCCTCGACGGCGCTGCGCGTGTCCCGCGAGTCTGTCAAGCACGACTCGACGGCCGCGGCCATGTCGTCGAGGTCGTCGTACTCGAACCGGACGCCGTTGTCCCGTTGGATCGTCGTCTCGAACGGCGCGGCGTCGGTCGCGGCCACCGGCGTGCCACAGGCGTTCGCTTCCAGCGTGGATAGCCCCAGCGTGTCGGCTGTCGAGGCGGTGACGAAGGCGTCGATCGACGAGTAAAACGTCGGCAAATCCTCGCGGGGCAGAAAGTCCTTGAACTCGACGTTGTCGGGCGCCCGATCTTCGAGCTTCGACCGACACGGCCCCTCGCCGACGATGACGAACTGCTGGTCGGGCAGTCGCTCGGCCAGCTCGACGACTCGATGGACGTTCTTCTCGCCGCTGATCCGGCCGCTGTAGCCGACGACCGATCGGTCGGGATACCAGTCCTCTTCGGTCGGCTCGAAGAAATCGAGGTCGATGCCGACCGGGAGCTGGACGTGGTCCACGTCGCGCTCGATGCGCTCGGTCGAGGCGGTCACGGCGTCGAAGCTATCCAGCAGGGAGTTCTCCCACGGGACGTACGCCGAGGCCAGCATCGAGCCGAGACGCTCCGATTTGACGCTCTGGGGGAAGTACTCTTCGAGCGGTGTGTGGTGGGTGTAGATCGACGGCACGTCGTTTTTCCACGCGTACAGTCGCCCGAGAATGCCGACCGGTGCCGGGCCGTGGCAGTGGACTACGTCCAGTTCGGGGAGCGTCGACAGACGGACGAACAGTGGGACGCGATAGCCTCTGTAAAACGGGTTCGGGACAGAGGGGACGGGAATCTCGCGGTCGCCGGGCTCGTAGTCGCCGTCGGGGTAGACGACGTACACCTCGTGACCGTCCTGCTCTAGCTTCTCGCGCCAGTG containing:
- a CDS encoding helix-turn-helix transcriptional regulator, with translation MESALEEIEFLALSSNRVEVLGHLASGRHTRTELADATGASQATLGRILGDFEDRSWVRREEGQYVATATGRLVAEGFTDLLDILETESELRDIVRYLPTHAMDFDLQHLADATITVPSQTRPNAPVQRLLDLERSADEIRAFSHAFNEQSLAVIEDRVTAGEQTFRVVLSQSAVDALAGSADLRQRLASLLDADDAAVRVREDGIPLAVTIADDVVHLLLRDENGVLQASVDTDDAAVRSWAHDTFDHYWRAATPLSVEEFEE
- a CDS encoding glycosyltransferase, which encodes MKIGFFTDSYFPEIDGVTYTIKHWREKLEQDGHEVYVVYPDGDYEPGDREIPVPSVPNPFYRGYRVPLFVRLSTLPELDVVHCHGPAPVGILGRLYAWKNDVPSIYTHHTPLEEYFPQSVKSERLGSMLASAYVPWENSLLDSFDAVTASTERIERDVDHVQLPVGIDLDFFEPTEEDWYPDRSVVGYSGRISGEKNVHRVVELAERLPDQQFVIVGEGPCRSKLEDRAPDNVEFKDFLPREDLPTFYSSIDAFVTASTADTLGLSTLEANACGTPVAATDAAPFETTIQRDNGVRFEYDDLDDMAAAVESCLTDSRDTRSAVEEYSISHTLDRLEELYREVTLAADATAEPAGARKFSEREHTD